Proteins encoded by one window of Kribbella italica:
- a CDS encoding ankyrin repeat domain-containing protein, whose amino-acid sequence MSADTGWAGVNWYHFPDLAEVRARLDAGADPSGGAGCWEPPLHAAAERGALDVVAELARRVDDVDALMRGRSALWTAVAAARFDAARVLVEAGADPWLDMMSGWSPARLSLAGSEPELFGGGRSLAPEESAMVAEARRLGDLFGPPYLDGFSVACVAGIDVTEAVRRLDARVLTDNPEQLMASVDEDPEDSEARWMMWATNVPGGVVLTQPWLYGAQMPGVIKALSAGTTCYAMYANAKSGNQGSLARDGELVGWDLHPGGEPDEDDPDVLLKYLYSYQALPYCYAVTGLEPQDRRSFDGPPDAWIRIPARDWWR is encoded by the coding sequence GTGAGCGCTGACACCGGCTGGGCAGGGGTGAACTGGTACCACTTTCCGGATCTTGCCGAGGTTCGAGCACGGCTTGATGCAGGTGCTGATCCAAGTGGTGGCGCGGGTTGCTGGGAGCCGCCGTTGCACGCGGCGGCCGAGCGTGGCGCGCTCGACGTGGTCGCGGAGCTTGCCAGGCGGGTCGACGACGTCGACGCGCTGATGCGGGGACGTTCTGCGTTGTGGACCGCCGTTGCGGCCGCCCGCTTCGACGCCGCCCGGGTCCTGGTCGAGGCCGGCGCGGACCCGTGGCTGGACATGATGTCCGGCTGGTCGCCGGCCCGGCTTTCGCTGGCCGGCAGCGAACCCGAGCTGTTCGGCGGCGGGAGATCGCTGGCTCCGGAGGAGTCGGCGATGGTCGCCGAGGCTCGACGCCTGGGTGACCTCTTCGGGCCGCCGTACCTGGACGGCTTCAGCGTGGCCTGCGTGGCAGGGATCGACGTCACCGAGGCGGTACGCCGGCTGGATGCCCGGGTGCTGACCGACAATCCCGAGCAACTGATGGCGTCGGTCGACGAGGACCCTGAAGACTCCGAGGCGCGGTGGATGATGTGGGCCACCAACGTCCCCGGTGGAGTCGTGCTGACCCAGCCATGGCTCTACGGCGCACAGATGCCCGGCGTGATCAAAGCATTGTCGGCGGGAACGACGTGCTACGCGATGTACGCCAACGCCAAGAGCGGTAACCAGGGAAGCCTCGCCCGCGATGGCGAGCTGGTCGGCTGGGATCTCCACCCCGGCGGTGAACCGGACGAGGACGACCCCGACGTCTTGCTGAAGTATCTCTACAGCTATCAGGCCTTGCCGTACTGCTACGCCGTCACCGGCCTCGAGCCCCAAGACAGACGCTCCTTCGACGGACCACCCGATGCCTGGATCCGTATCCCCGCCCGCGACTGGTGGCGCTAG
- a CDS encoding phosphotransferase enzyme family protein yields the protein MTKRGSFKRVVRERARETGQRYTQALADLEQINRSPFARTRPFEHGGLKDHLEARYGIRIGSVAPIDDDPVTRPRGSWPGHYPSTLLVRREDGPSWIARVFSSPADQVARVEGDAEILRFLAANGYPAERIAHDEPVSRFGDSGVIVTQFVDGGRPADEHGRSDSAEVAQELGSLLGRLHALPAAPGAVARDGGAEEADGGFYVGRPKQDLAAAMSFLARVEDKVTAEGREKFDWLRDQVEYADDAEGLPEALTHSNFHLWAAVGVPGTLTIVGWAGSGRGPRLPALAWLLRTTAEGNPDNLDAVLRGYRQHVQLSDDELQRLPRILNMRALWLACLDCQMAVNNGDTPALNEGWLHPGSAEYAERLAERVITALNR from the coding sequence ATGACCAAAAGGGGCAGTTTCAAGCGCGTTGTCCGTGAGCGGGCGCGTGAGACCGGGCAGCGGTACACCCAGGCGCTGGCGGATCTGGAGCAGATCAACCGGTCGCCGTTCGCGCGGACGCGGCCGTTCGAGCACGGCGGGCTCAAGGACCACCTCGAGGCGCGGTACGGGATCCGGATCGGCTCGGTGGCGCCGATCGACGACGACCCGGTGACGCGGCCGCGTGGTTCGTGGCCGGGGCACTACCCGTCGACCTTGCTGGTACGACGGGAGGACGGGCCGTCGTGGATCGCCCGGGTGTTCTCGTCGCCCGCGGACCAGGTCGCTCGTGTCGAGGGTGACGCGGAGATCCTCCGCTTCCTGGCGGCGAACGGCTATCCGGCCGAACGGATCGCGCACGACGAGCCGGTGTCGCGGTTCGGCGACAGCGGTGTGATCGTGACCCAGTTCGTCGACGGCGGACGCCCGGCCGACGAGCACGGCCGCAGCGACTCCGCCGAGGTCGCGCAGGAACTGGGCAGCCTACTCGGGCGGTTGCACGCGCTCCCCGCAGCACCGGGCGCGGTCGCCAGGGACGGCGGCGCGGAGGAGGCCGACGGCGGCTTCTACGTGGGCCGGCCGAAACAGGATCTAGCTGCGGCGATGAGCTTCCTGGCCAGGGTCGAGGACAAGGTCACCGCCGAGGGCCGCGAGAAGTTCGACTGGCTGCGCGACCAGGTCGAGTACGCCGACGACGCCGAAGGGCTGCCCGAAGCGCTCACCCACAGCAACTTCCACCTCTGGGCCGCCGTCGGCGTTCCCGGCACGCTCACGATCGTGGGCTGGGCAGGCTCCGGGCGCGGGCCGCGGCTCCCCGCACTCGCCTGGCTCCTGCGGACCACCGCCGAAGGGAATCCGGACAACCTCGACGCCGTACTGCGTGGCTACCGCCAGCATGTCCAGCTCAGCGACGACGAGCTCCAAAGGCTCCCCCGCATCCTGAACATGCGAGCACTCTGGCTGGCCTGCCTCGACTGCCAGATGGCGGTGAACAACGGCGACACGCCGGCCCTCAACGAGGGGTGGCTGCACCCAGGAAGCGCCGAGTACGCCGAACGCCTGGCCGAGCGCGTCATCACAGCCTTGAACCGGTGA
- a CDS encoding RNA 2'-phosphotransferase → MTDVVRTSKKLSWLLRHGAGEKGLAMTADGWAAVDDVLVLLGIDRSALDRAVERNDKNRLQVDGSLIRACQGHSLAGMPVTRPALEASWQRVRPTGSLWHGTTPAAVPAIRRDGLRPGRRTHVHLAPSPDSRVGKRFTAAVLLRIDPTELDVFEAPNGVLLTQHVPPGAIVWGG, encoded by the coding sequence GTGACCGACGTCGTACGGACCAGCAAGAAGCTGTCCTGGCTGCTGCGCCACGGCGCGGGGGAGAAGGGCCTGGCGATGACGGCCGACGGCTGGGCCGCGGTCGACGACGTCCTGGTGTTGCTGGGGATTGACCGTTCGGCCCTGGATCGCGCAGTCGAGCGCAACGACAAGAATCGCCTCCAGGTCGACGGCTCGCTGATCCGCGCCTGCCAGGGCCACTCGCTCGCCGGCATGCCAGTCACCCGTCCGGCCCTGGAGGCCAGCTGGCAACGGGTCCGCCCCACCGGGTCTCTCTGGCACGGCACAACTCCTGCCGCTGTCCCCGCCATCCGCCGGGACGGGCTGCGGCCCGGCCGTCGTACGCACGTCCACTTGGCGCCGAGCCCGGACAGCCGCGTCGGCAAACGCTTCACCGCGGCCGTGCTGCTGCGCATCGACCCGACCGAGTTGGACGTGTTCGAGGCCCCTAACGGCGTGCTGCTGACGCAGCACGTGCCGCCGGGGGCGATCGTGTGGGGCGGCTGA
- a CDS encoding transcriptional regulator, whose protein sequence is MIRGLDPVIHAPKRLAAMAVLANAPTASFRFLKEFLEVSDSDLSKHMSALEAAGYVSATKDGRGRGATTTYKLTRTGQTAYNAHRDALRALLDGPL, encoded by the coding sequence GTGATTCGCGGGCTCGACCCGGTCATCCACGCGCCGAAGCGGCTGGCGGCGATGGCTGTGCTGGCGAACGCGCCGACGGCGTCGTTCCGGTTCCTGAAGGAGTTCCTGGAGGTCTCCGACTCGGACCTGTCCAAGCACATGTCCGCGCTGGAGGCCGCGGGGTACGTCAGCGCGACGAAGGACGGCCGCGGCCGCGGCGCGACGACGACGTACAAGCTGACGCGCACGGGGCAGACGGCGTACAACGCCCATCGCGACGCGCTGCGGGCGTTGCTGGACGGGCCGCTGTAG
- a CDS encoding MazG family protein codes for MIKVVLTSPRVAPGLLTRAAWQAFEQASVIGAAAGVESPSVQAVVGSGLVVTSVEGGADAQWSWLVSAAASGQAVAWLVGEDGEPALLRLVADQLAREPRPAYEVEILHGSYDVPGARLIDLVQVMDRLRRNCPWDQEQTHESLAKYLLEETYETLEAIDTGDSAHLREELGDLLLQVAFHSRIAEETEQDPDGDDGPWSIDDVAAGIVEKLIRRHPHVFGSVDATDVATVEANWETIKAAEKQRSSVLEGIPTALPALALADKVLSRASKVLPAVETSALGEEQVGAALLDLVRQARAAGVDPEQALRNAVRELADDVRAAE; via the coding sequence TTGATCAAGGTCGTCCTGACCAGCCCGCGGGTCGCGCCGGGTCTGCTGACCCGCGCGGCCTGGCAGGCGTTCGAGCAGGCGTCGGTGATCGGGGCGGCCGCGGGTGTCGAGAGCCCTTCCGTGCAGGCGGTGGTCGGCTCCGGGCTGGTCGTGACCTCGGTCGAAGGTGGCGCTGACGCCCAGTGGTCGTGGCTGGTCTCCGCCGCTGCTTCTGGCCAGGCTGTCGCCTGGCTGGTCGGCGAGGACGGGGAGCCGGCATTGCTGCGGCTGGTCGCGGACCAGCTCGCGCGCGAGCCGCGTCCGGCGTACGAGGTGGAGATCCTGCACGGCTCGTACGACGTACCAGGTGCCCGGCTGATCGACCTGGTCCAGGTGATGGACCGGCTGCGCCGCAACTGTCCGTGGGACCAGGAGCAGACGCACGAGTCGCTGGCCAAGTACCTGCTCGAGGAGACGTACGAGACGCTCGAGGCGATCGACACCGGGGACTCGGCGCATCTGCGGGAGGAACTGGGCGATCTGCTGCTGCAGGTCGCCTTCCACTCCCGGATCGCCGAGGAGACCGAGCAGGATCCCGACGGGGACGACGGGCCGTGGTCGATCGACGACGTCGCGGCCGGCATCGTCGAGAAGCTGATCCGCCGTCACCCGCACGTCTTCGGCTCGGTCGACGCGACGGACGTCGCCACGGTCGAGGCGAACTGGGAGACCATCAAGGCCGCCGAGAAGCAGCGGTCGTCGGTGCTGGAGGGCATTCCTACCGCTCTGCCTGCCCTCGCATTGGCCGACAAGGTGCTGTCGCGCGCTTCCAAGGTGCTGCCTGCTGTGGAGACTTCTGCGCTCGGTGAGGAGCAGGTCGGTGCCGCCTTGCTCGACCTCGTCCGCCAGGCGCGGGCCGCCGGGGTCGACCCCGAGCAGGCGCTGCGCAACGCCGTACGGGAGCTGGCTGACGACGTACGGGCCGCCGAGTAG